The Oryctolagus cuniculus chromosome 5, mOryCun1.1, whole genome shotgun sequence genome includes a region encoding these proteins:
- the RPS12 gene encoding small ribosomal subunit protein eS12, which translates to MAEEGIAAGGVMDVNTALQEVLKTALIHDGLARGIREAAKALDKRQAHLCVLASNCDEPMYVKLVEALCAEHQINLIKVDDNKKLGEWVGLCKIDREGKPRKVVGCSCVVVKDYGKESQAKDVIEEYFKCKK; encoded by the exons ATGGCCGAGGAAGG CATTGCTGCTGGAGGTGTAATGGACGTTAACACTGCTCTACAAGAGGTGCTGAAGACCGCCCTCATCCATGATGGCCTAGCACGTGGAATCCGTGAAGCTGCCAAAGCCTTAGACAA gcGCCAAGCCCATCTTTGTGTGCTTGCATCTAACTGCGATGAGCCTATGTATGTCAAGCTGGTGGAGGCCCTGTGTGCTGAGCACCAAATCAACCTCATTAAG GTTGATGACAACAAGAAACTTGGAGAATGGGTAGGCCTCTGTAAAATTGACCGAGAAGGGAAACCCCGCAAAGTGGTTGGTTGCAGTTGCGTAGTGGTTAAG gactACGGCAAAGAATCTCAGGCCAAGGATGTCATCGAAGAATACTTCAAATgcaagaaatga